A single genomic interval of Eleutherodactylus coqui strain aEleCoq1 chromosome 3, aEleCoq1.hap1, whole genome shotgun sequence harbors:
- the C3H1orf146 gene encoding protein SPO16 homolog — MAAQDAKPDDDWSTTVIVSSSLQDHEVIACLQNQQHKIRFSESVLTGSIIFPLSGVAFLLANAQEVLGTRREAIFDIIQQFTSIHRNSFLVIVAALHGPEEWDFIFSIQLRFLGSNLKVIPTHNSVETVKSILTIAKATSKPHLESIRDRLLQAKMYIVENSPVWKTLDRI; from the exons ATGGCCGCCCAGGATGCAAAACCGGATGATGATTGGAGCACCACTGTGATCGTGAGCAGTTCCTTGCAG GATCATGAGGTGATCGCATGTTTGCAGAATCAACAGCATAAAATCCGCTTTTCGGAGTCTGTGTTAACAGGATCCATCATTTTCCCTCTTTCTG GGGTAGCATTTTTGCTGGCCAATGCTCAAGAAGTCCTTGGCACTCGAAGAGAAGCAATCTTTGATATAATACAGCAATTCACATCTATTCATCGAAACAGCTTCTTAGTGATAGTGGCAGCTCTCCACGGACCGGAGGAATGGGACTTCATATTCAGTATTCAGCTCAG GTTCCTTGGAAGTAACCTAAAAGTGATCCCGACCCATAACAGTGTAGAGACGGTTAAAAGTATTTTAACTATAGCTAAG GCCACCAGCAAACCTCATCTTGAAAGTATCCGAGACAGACTTCTCCAGGCTAAAATGTATATTGTTGAGAACAGCCCAGTGTGGAAAACGCTTGATAGGATCTGA